A region of Lichenibacterium dinghuense DNA encodes the following proteins:
- a CDS encoding biotin transporter BioY, which translates to MTDIRIRLPAHPTLACAVWPEQAAPGLRLARASLLALVGSAVMALSAKLSVPFYPVPVTMQSLAVLLIAAAFGSRLGAATMALYLVEGALGLPVFAGTPAHGIGLAYMMGPTGGYLLGYVAAAFAVGFFAERGADRSVPQLLGAMTLGHVILFATGYAWLTHLVGAQAAWTGGVLPFVIGTVVKTLLGALLVPSVWGLVSRR; encoded by the coding sequence ATGACCGACATCCGCATCCGCCTGCCGGCCCATCCCACGCTCGCCTGCGCGGTCTGGCCCGAGCAGGCCGCGCCCGGTCTGCGCCTTGCCCGCGCCTCGCTGCTGGCGCTCGTCGGCAGCGCCGTGATGGCGCTCTCCGCCAAGCTGTCGGTGCCCTTCTATCCCGTGCCGGTGACGATGCAGAGCCTGGCGGTGCTGCTGATCGCCGCCGCGTTCGGCTCGCGGCTCGGCGCCGCCACCATGGCGCTCTACCTCGTCGAGGGCGCGCTCGGCCTGCCGGTCTTCGCCGGCACCCCGGCCCACGGCATCGGCCTCGCCTACATGATGGGGCCGACGGGCGGCTACCTCCTGGGCTACGTCGCCGCCGCCTTCGCGGTGGGCTTCTTCGCCGAGCGCGGCGCCGACCGCTCCGTGCCGCAGCTCCTCGGCGCCATGACGCTCGGCCACGTCATCCTGTTCGCGACCGGCTACGCCTGGCTGACGCATCTCGTCGGCGCGCAGGCGGCCTGGACCGGCGGCGTGCTGCCCTTCGTCATCGGCACGGTCGTGAAGACGCTGCTCGGCGCGCTGCTGGTGCCGTCGGTGTGGGGGCTGGTCAGCCGGCGCTGA
- a CDS encoding type II toxin-antitoxin system RelE/ParE family toxin, which yields MPFTQTALDEIELILDGALKYGGAEHARKVRTRFQRLFDHIDRGVGLGSARPDIGLGDEIRFVSTTPYPFLIVVDRRLRLVLRVIHARRDYRDMVIDDYFPV from the coding sequence ATGCCGTTCACCCAGACAGCGCTGGACGAGATCGAGCTGATCCTGGACGGCGCGCTGAAATACGGTGGGGCGGAGCACGCCCGTAAGGTCCGCACTCGATTTCAACGCCTGTTCGATCACATCGATCGAGGCGTCGGACTGGGCAGCGCCCGTCCCGACATAGGGCTGGGGGACGAGATCCGCTTCGTCTCGACGACGCCGTATCCGTTCCTGATCGTCGTCGATCGCAGGCTCCGGCTCGTGCTTCGGGTCATCCATGCCCGCCGCGACTATCGGGACATGGTGATCGACGACTATTTTCCCGTCTGA